A DNA window from Myripristis murdjan chromosome 19, fMyrMur1.1, whole genome shotgun sequence contains the following coding sequences:
- the pdk2a gene encoding pyruvate dehydrogenase (acetyl-transferring) kinase isozyme 2, mitochondrial — protein sequence MKFVRFIMKNAALASVPKHIEHFSKFSPSPLSMKQFLDFGSINACEKTSFVFLRQELPVRLSNIMKEINLLPDKLLTTPSVQIVQSWYIQSLMEILEFLDKNPDDHKVLGEFVDALVTIRNRHNDVVPTMAQGIIEYKEVFPQDPVTNQNIQYFLDRFYMSRISIRMLINQHTLIFDGATNPVHPNTIGSIDPQCQVTEVVQDAFHSAKMLCDQYYLSSPDVILQEMNSNKKSQPISIVYVPSHLYHMLFELFKNAMRATIECHENSNNLPPIQVMVSLGGEDMSIKVSDKGGGVPFRRIENLFSYMYSTAPAPQIGDHTRTPLAGFGYGLPISRLYAKYFQGDLQLYSMEGYGTDAVIYLKALSTDSIERLPVYNKTALKNYKMSQEADDWCVPSKEPLDLANFKMGK from the exons ATGAAGTTTGTAAGATtcataatgaaaaatgcagccTTGGCCAGCGTGCCAAAACATATCGAgcatttttccaaattttcGCCTTCACCGCTCTCCATGAAACAGTTTCTCGATTTTG GTTCCATCAATGCATGCGAGAAGACATCCTTTGTATTTTTGAGACAGGAGCTCCCTGTGAGACTGTCAAACATTATGAAGGAAATTAACCTCTTGCCTGACAAACTGCTGACAACCCCATCTGTGCAAATCGTACAGAGCTG GTACATCCAGAGTTTAATGGAGATCCTCGAGTTCCTAGACAAGAATCCTGATGACCACAAAGTCTTGGGAGA GTTTGTTGATGCCTTAGTGACCATCCGGAACAGGCATAATGATGTGGTGCCAACCATGGCCCAGGGTATCATAGAGTACAAAGAAGTTTTTCCCCAGGACCCAGTAACCAACCAGAACATCCAGTACTTTCTGGACCGCTTCTACATGAGCCGCATATCTATACGTATGCTCATCAACCAGCACA CCCTTATTTTTGATGGAGCAACCAATCCAGTTCATCCCAACACCATTGGCAGCATTGACCCGCAGTGCCAAGTCACAGAGGTGGTGCAAG ATGCATTCCATAGTGCCAAGATGCTGTGCGACCAGTACTATCTCAGCTCTCCTGATGTGATCCTGCAAGAGATGAACA GCAATAAAAAGAGCCAGCCCATAAGTATTGTGTATGTGCCCTCTCATCTTTATCACATGCTGTTTGAGCTCTTCAAG AATGCAATGAGGGCCACTATTGAATGtcatgaaaacagcaacaacctcCCTCCCATTCAAGTCATGGTATCTCTTGGAGGCGAGGACATGTCAATTAAG GTGAGTGACAAAGGTGGCGGTGTCCCTTTCCGTAGGATTGAGAACCTCTTCAGCTACATGTACTCCACTGCTCCTGCTCCACAGATAGGAGATCACACCCGCACTCCACTG GCTGGCTTTGGCTACGGTCTGCCCATCTCTCGTCTCTACGCCAAGTACTTCCAGGGAGACCTGCAGCTCTACTCCATGGAGGGCTACGGCACTGACGCTGTCATCTACTTGAAG GCGCTGTCTACAGACTCCATAGAGCGGCTGCCGGTGTACAACAAGACAGCTCTAAAGAACTACAAAATGAGCCAGGAGGCTGACGACTGGTGTGTACCCAGTAAAGAGCCTCTCGACCTTGCCAACTTTAAGATGGGCAAATGA
- the LOC115378064 gene encoding LOW QUALITY PROTEIN: uncharacterized protein LOC115378064 (The sequence of the model RefSeq protein was modified relative to this genomic sequence to represent the inferred CDS: substituted 1 base at 1 genomic stop codon) gives MMTQFKMVFLAVAVFVMLTSCAAGCSGNTNSTELQIWKMENQPLAAQLAAVYKCHKCTRTCLLCCFFGGDYHISVCNXKKYSACSNLQEMENLRCEHTTVQQQQYSLNQMLKEHHKKRSMKEVGTTILGYYADHEEEEDDSWSSEEDEDSEPLVDPCYHYTVLDQAWRATNTTTKVKMCDRNARWKGWYRLFYNGKSLQMPERCVPANKCGTHAPLWLAGPHPKRRQGIVTRRVCGHWKKNCCAFRSTPIKVKKCRGNYFVYKFTKPTSCYLAYCAASSRKIHFFASFPGRLSGKVNRIKYSKVLVNLGRAYNSRTGVFRAPVKGIYQFFFSTQTGRNGVKTDLWLVVNGYWVSVSHTHVSSPSTVGGLTTYMTFLRRGALVYVTHNCGSSWANAASMTITFGGSLLAQVK, from the exons ATGATGACACAGTTCAAG ATGGTTTTCTTAGCTGTAGCTGTGTTTGTGATGCTGACATCTTGTGCAGCTGGCTGTTCAGGGAACACAAATTCT ACTGAGCTCCAAATTTGGAAGATGGAAAATCAACCGCTGGCTGCGCAACTTGCTGCTGTATACAAG TGTCATAAATGCACAAGAACCTGCTtgctttgttgcttttttgggggggactaCCATATATCAgtctgtaattaaaaaaaatactcagcaTGCTCTAATTTGCAGGAAATGGAGAATTTAAGGTGTGAACACACGACAGTTCAACAGCAGCAGTATTCTCTGAATCAG ATGCTTAAAGAACACCATAAGAAAAGAAGTATGAAGGAAGTAG GAACAACTATTCTTGGCTACTATGCAGatcatgaggaggaggaggatgactcGTGGTCctctgaggaagatgaagattcTGAGCCACTTGTTGACCCCTGCTACCACTACACAGTCCTGGACCAGGCATGGCGtgccaccaacaccaccaccaaggTTAAGATGTGTGATCGCAACGCCAGATGGAAAG GTTGGTATCGCCTCTTCTACAACGGCAAGAGTCTGCAGATGCCTGAGAGATGTGTACCCGCGAACAAATGTGGCACCCATGCCCCGCTGTGGCTGGCAGGGCCCCACCCTAAGAGGAGGCAGGGCATCGTCACCCGCCGAGTGTGTGGCCACTGGAAGAAGAACTGCTGTGCCTTCCGCTCCACCCCCATCAAGGTCAAGAAGTGTCGCGGCAACTACTTTGTCTACAAGTTCACCAAGCCCACATCCTGTTACTTGGCTTACTGTGCAG CTTCTTCCAGAAAAATCCACTTCTTTGCCTCCTTCCCTGGCCGCCTCTCAGGCAAGGTGAACCGGATCAAGTACAGCAAAGTGTTGGTGAACTTGGGCCGAGCCTATAACAGCAGAACCGGGGTGTTCAGAGCTCCAGTCAAAGGGATCTACCAGTTCTTCTTCTCCACCCAAACAGGTCGGAACGGTGTCAAGACAGATCTGTGGCTGGTGGTCAATGGTTACTgggtctctgtctctcacacgcACGTCTCCAGCCCCTCCACTGTCGGCGGCTTGACGACTTACATGACCTTCCTGCGTAGAGGGGCTTTAGTATATGTCACCCACAACTGTGGTAGCTCCTGGGCTAACGCCGCTTCCATGACCATCACATTTGGGGGCTCCCTGCTTGCACAGGTGAAATAA